A single region of the Brachypodium distachyon strain Bd21 chromosome 3, Brachypodium_distachyon_v3.0, whole genome shotgun sequence genome encodes:
- the LOC100827896 gene encoding protein indeterminate-domain 16 — protein sequence MIQPKTATPPVLTRSTPLFSAAMNRQQQSERLELQLILLPSTTPNDAAVFSPASPRPPPSPSDDHPPEELLDLSLSMSNGPPPPPSSVDQKKPPAAAAAAAAWGAMQALKRQTTEQSRLASAERAYAERVMEMARREVELAEREFARARAIWERARVEVEKMERIKEMAFAGRRIGLGSVAVEITCHACMQRFHP from the coding sequence ATGATCCAGCCTAAAACAGCCACCCCGCCCGTCCTCACGCGAAGCACTCCCCTCTTCTCGGCGGCCATGAACCGCCAGCAGCAGAGCGAGAGATTAGAGCTCCAGCTTATTCTCCTCCCCTCGACAACCCCTAAtgacgccgccgtcttctccccCGCGTcccctcggccgccgccgagcccctCCGACGACCACCCACCGGAGGAGCTGCTCGACCTGAGCCTCTCCATGAGCAAcggaccaccgccgccgccatcgtcggTCGATCAGAAGaagccaccggcggcggcggcggcggccgcagcgtGGGGAGCGATGCAGGCGCTGAAGCGGCAAACGACGGAGCAGTCCCGGCTGGCATCGGCGGAGCGGGCGTACGCGGAGCGCGTGATGGAGATGGCGCGGCGGGAGGTGGAGCTGGCGGAGCGCGAGttcgcgcgggcgcgggccaTCTGGGAGCGCGCCCGCGTCGAGGTGGAGAAGATGGAGCGCATCAAGGAGATGGCTTTCGCGGGCCGCCGGATCGGCTTAGGCTCAGTCGCGGTCGAGATCACCTGCCACGCTTGCATGCAGCGGTTCCACCCGTAG
- the LOC100825226 gene encoding uncharacterized protein LOC100825226 isoform X8: protein MTMACRALALQLQQFLPCPTPSYYLRAAAASVPRVSTRRRLVSSVRCCGAGDQEEPPQDSVLKATPQVASSHGRVPLTTDFITGSTVTDDATNEWLVLDKKVNTYPTVREFTAIGIGGDDFVHSMVIAVESVLQESIPKGQMSQKVSSKGKYTSVKIGPLSVVSSEQVQAIYIAMKKDDRIKFFL from the exons ATGACGATGGCGTGCAGAGCCCTAGCTCTCCAGCTCCAGCAGTTCCTCCCCTGCCCCACTCCCTCTTATTACctccgcgctgccgccgcctcggtGCCCCGGGTtagcacccgccgccgcctcgtttCTTCCGTCCGGTGCTGCGGTGCCGGAGATCAGGAGGAGCCTCCACAGGACTCCGTTCTTAAGGCCACCCCCC AGGTGGCGAGCTCTCATGGAAGGGTTCCGCTCACAACAGATTTTATCACGGGTAGTACCGTGACTGATGATGCAACCAATGAATGGCTTGTTCTCGATAAAAAG GTAAATACATATCCGACAGTTAGAGAATTTACTGCAATTGGTATTGGAGGTGACGATTTTGTCCATTCAATGGTTATTGCCGTCGAATCAGTACTTCAAGAGAGCATTCCCAAG GGCCAAATGTCCCAGAAAGTGTCTTCAAAGGGCAAGTACACTTCTGTAAAAATTGGACCTCTTAGTGTGGTTTCCAGTGAGCAG gtCCAAGCCATTTACATTGCAATGAAGAAGGATGACAGGATAAAATTCTTCTTGTAA
- the LOC100825226 gene encoding translation initiation factor IF-2 isoform X6: protein MYQSWGMVPYSRKNHAPLKFMLQRNEDGHSPDKRFGSDRLGADSEDPDSEDHMPIPHAGPRRAVADLDDPSLDVAPVAASVSAGEKHVADTELSRTMKRKKTTGRQPKPKPMVVGDALTATRSQTCIVSEIPASSSPRAEPSTQATGETETTADPTSLVQEVGPGIDASSIAQAETSAAGTAPSSAAPNAQTRPLATDPPRQPAEQPQQPQTTATLPPQQPPQPQPTQLAAAQARKTWSSAIPAGQQPPSSSGSPSIRGTQGVPLRTTSGQSWGSLGQYAMDWNNVDSYEVNSDTIQTAQQNALVGSSPVAATPESLAARMFQARVALFESSRAAESCMNKRNSIFKLLLASHRKLTDKHKALVAEQQSKSTSSNSMLGGVAHLHMDTHTH from the exons atgtatcagAGTTGGGGCATGGTACCATATAGCCGGAAGAACCATGCGCCCTTG AAATTTATGCTCCAACGCAATGAGGACGGGCACTCGCCGGACAAGCGCTTCGGAAGCGATCGCTTGGGAGCTGACTCGGAAGATCCGGATTCGGAGGATCACATGCCGATTCCTCATGCCGGCCCCAGACGTGCCGTAG CTGACTTGGACGATCCGAGCCTTGATGTGGCCCCCGTTGCTGCTTCGGTGTCAGCCGGTGAGAAGCATGTTGCCGACACAGAGCTTTCCAGGACtatgaagcggaagaaaaccaCTGGCCGGCAACCGAAGCCGAAACCCATGGTCGTCGG GGATGCTCTGACTGCCACTCGGTCTCAGACCTGCATCGTGTCCGAGATCCCAGCAAGCTCATCTCCGCGTGCAGAGCCTTCTACCCAGGCCACGGGAGAAACCGAGACCACCGCAGATCCGACATCCCTCGTCCAGGAGGTCGGCCCCGGCATCGACGCTTCAAGCATCGCCCAAGCCGAGACGTCAGCGGCCGGGACTGCTCCTTCGTCGGCAGCGCCTAATGCGCAAACGCGACCGTTGGCCACGGATCCTCCTCGTCAGCCGGCAGAGCAGCCCCAACAACCTCAAACCACAGCaacgctgccgccgcagcagccacCACAGCCGCAACCGACACAGCTGGCGGCCGCTCAAGCGAGAAAGACTTGGAGCTCTGCCATCCCAGCAGGACAGCAGCCTCCGAGTTCATCCGGCTCGCCGTCTATCCGGGGTACTCAAGGAGTTCCTCTTAGGACAACAAGCGGGCAGAGCTGGGGATCCCTCGGCCAATATGCCATGGATTGGAACAACGTCGACAGTTATGAGGTTAACTCCGACACAATCCAGACGGCACAACAGAATGCTCTGGTGGGGTCATCACCCGTGGCGGCAACTCCAGAGTCGCTGGCGGCCCGGATGTTCCAGGCAAGGGTTGCATTGTTCGAGTCCAGCCGAGCTGCCGAG AGCTGTATGAATAAACGGAACTCGATCTTCAAACTCCTGCTTGCGTCACACCGGAAATTGACGGACAAGCACAAGGCTTTGGTGGCCGAGCAGCAAAGCAAGA GTACATCAAGTAACAGCATGCTTGGGGGAGTAGCACACCTTCACATGGACACACATACTCATTAG
- the LOC100825226 gene encoding proline-rich receptor-like protein kinase PERK10 isoform X7, whose amino-acid sequence MYQSWGMVPYSRKNHAPLKFMLQRNEDGHSPDKRFGSDRLGADSEDPDSEDHMPIPHAGPRRAVADLDDPSLDVAPVAASVSAGEKHVADTELSRTMKRKKTTGRQPKPKPMVVGDALTATRSQTCIVSEIPASSSPRAEPSTQATGETETTADPTSLVQEVGPGIDASSIAQAETSAAGTAPSSAAPNAQTRPLATDPPRQPAEQPQQPQTTATLPPQQPPQPQPTQLAAAQARKTWSSAIPAGQQPPSSSGSPSIRGTQGVPLRTTSGQSWGSLGQYAMDWNNVDSYEVNSDTIQTAQQNALVGSSPVAATPESLAARMFQARVALFESSRAAEVHQVTACLGE is encoded by the exons atgtatcagAGTTGGGGCATGGTACCATATAGCCGGAAGAACCATGCGCCCTTG AAATTTATGCTCCAACGCAATGAGGACGGGCACTCGCCGGACAAGCGCTTCGGAAGCGATCGCTTGGGAGCTGACTCGGAAGATCCGGATTCGGAGGATCACATGCCGATTCCTCATGCCGGCCCCAGACGTGCCGTAG CTGACTTGGACGATCCGAGCCTTGATGTGGCCCCCGTTGCTGCTTCGGTGTCAGCCGGTGAGAAGCATGTTGCCGACACAGAGCTTTCCAGGACtatgaagcggaagaaaaccaCTGGCCGGCAACCGAAGCCGAAACCCATGGTCGTCGG GGATGCTCTGACTGCCACTCGGTCTCAGACCTGCATCGTGTCCGAGATCCCAGCAAGCTCATCTCCGCGTGCAGAGCCTTCTACCCAGGCCACGGGAGAAACCGAGACCACCGCAGATCCGACATCCCTCGTCCAGGAGGTCGGCCCCGGCATCGACGCTTCAAGCATCGCCCAAGCCGAGACGTCAGCGGCCGGGACTGCTCCTTCGTCGGCAGCGCCTAATGCGCAAACGCGACCGTTGGCCACGGATCCTCCTCGTCAGCCGGCAGAGCAGCCCCAACAACCTCAAACCACAGCaacgctgccgccgcagcagccacCACAGCCGCAACCGACACAGCTGGCGGCCGCTCAAGCGAGAAAGACTTGGAGCTCTGCCATCCCAGCAGGACAGCAGCCTCCGAGTTCATCCGGCTCGCCGTCTATCCGGGGTACTCAAGGAGTTCCTCTTAGGACAACAAGCGGGCAGAGCTGGGGATCCCTCGGCCAATATGCCATGGATTGGAACAACGTCGACAGTTATGAGGTTAACTCCGACACAATCCAGACGGCACAACAGAATGCTCTGGTGGGGTCATCACCCGTGGCGGCAACTCCAGAGTCGCTGGCGGCCCGGATGTTCCAGGCAAGGGTTGCATTGTTCGAGTCCAGCCGAGCTGCCGAG GTACATCAAGTAACAGCATGCTTGGGGGAGTAG
- the LOC100825226 gene encoding proline-rich protein 36 isoform X1 encodes MYQSWGMVPYSRKNHAPLKFMLQRNEDGHSPDKRFGSDRLGADSEDPDSEDHMPIPHAGPRRAVADLDDPSLDVAPVAASVSAGEKHVADTELSRTMKRKKTTGRQPKPKPMVVGDALTATRSQTCIVSEIPASSSPRAEPSTQATGETETTADPTSLVQEVGPGIDASSIAQAETSAAGTAPSSAAPNAQTRPLATDPPRQPAEQPQQPQTTATLPPQQPPQPQPTQLAAAQARKTWSSAIPAGQQPPSSSGSPSIRGTQGVPLRTTSGQSWGSLGQYAMDWNNVDSYEVNSDTIQTAQQNALVGSSPVAATPESLAARMFQARVALFESSRAAESCMNKRNSIFKLLLASHRKLTDKHKALVAEQQSKMSELLTRVAEVQGEKTQLIEQHRDEVARLRAQLEAQVEAHKAEVVLLTSALSAQAKEKIRLEGEVQKI; translated from the exons atgtatcagAGTTGGGGCATGGTACCATATAGCCGGAAGAACCATGCGCCCTTG AAATTTATGCTCCAACGCAATGAGGACGGGCACTCGCCGGACAAGCGCTTCGGAAGCGATCGCTTGGGAGCTGACTCGGAAGATCCGGATTCGGAGGATCACATGCCGATTCCTCATGCCGGCCCCAGACGTGCCGTAG CTGACTTGGACGATCCGAGCCTTGATGTGGCCCCCGTTGCTGCTTCGGTGTCAGCCGGTGAGAAGCATGTTGCCGACACAGAGCTTTCCAGGACtatgaagcggaagaaaaccaCTGGCCGGCAACCGAAGCCGAAACCCATGGTCGTCGG GGATGCTCTGACTGCCACTCGGTCTCAGACCTGCATCGTGTCCGAGATCCCAGCAAGCTCATCTCCGCGTGCAGAGCCTTCTACCCAGGCCACGGGAGAAACCGAGACCACCGCAGATCCGACATCCCTCGTCCAGGAGGTCGGCCCCGGCATCGACGCTTCAAGCATCGCCCAAGCCGAGACGTCAGCGGCCGGGACTGCTCCTTCGTCGGCAGCGCCTAATGCGCAAACGCGACCGTTGGCCACGGATCCTCCTCGTCAGCCGGCAGAGCAGCCCCAACAACCTCAAACCACAGCaacgctgccgccgcagcagccacCACAGCCGCAACCGACACAGCTGGCGGCCGCTCAAGCGAGAAAGACTTGGAGCTCTGCCATCCCAGCAGGACAGCAGCCTCCGAGTTCATCCGGCTCGCCGTCTATCCGGGGTACTCAAGGAGTTCCTCTTAGGACAACAAGCGGGCAGAGCTGGGGATCCCTCGGCCAATATGCCATGGATTGGAACAACGTCGACAGTTATGAGGTTAACTCCGACACAATCCAGACGGCACAACAGAATGCTCTGGTGGGGTCATCACCCGTGGCGGCAACTCCAGAGTCGCTGGCGGCCCGGATGTTCCAGGCAAGGGTTGCATTGTTCGAGTCCAGCCGAGCTGCCGAG AGCTGTATGAATAAACGGAACTCGATCTTCAAACTCCTGCTTGCGTCACACCGGAAATTGACGGACAAGCACAAGGCTTTGGTGGCCGAGCAGCAAAGCAAGA TGTCGGAGCTACTGACGCGCGTTGCGGAGGTGCAAG GGGAGAAAACTCAGCTAATAGAGCAGCATCGAGATGAGGTGGCCCGGCTAAGGGCGCAACTCGAAGCGCAAGTCGAGGCGCATAAGGCCGAGGTAGTTCTACTTACCTCGGCGCTCTCTGCGCAAGCCAAAGAGAAGATCCGCCTGGAAGGCGAAGTGCAGAAAATATAA
- the LOC100825226 gene encoding lethal(3)malignant brain tumor-like protein 3 isoform X5 produces MYQSWGMVPYSRKNHAPLKFMLQRNEDGHSPDKRFGSDRLGADSEDPDSEDHMPIPHAGPRRAVADLDDPSLDVAPVAASVSAGEKHVADTELSRTMKRKKTTGRQPKPKPMVVGDALTATRSQTCIVSEIPASSSPRAEPSTQATGETETTADPTSLVQEVGPGIDASSIAQAETSAAGTAPSSAAPNAQTRPLATDPPRQPAEQPQQPQTTATLPPQQPPQPQPTQLAAAQARKTWSSAIPAGQQPPSSSGSPSIRGTQGVPLRTTSGQSWGSLGQYAMDWNNVDSYEVNSDTIQTAQQNALVGSSPVAATPESLAARMFQARVALFESSRAAESCMNKRNSIFKLLLASHRKLTDKHKALVAEQQSKRRTSVGATDARCGGARGENSANRAASR; encoded by the exons atgtatcagAGTTGGGGCATGGTACCATATAGCCGGAAGAACCATGCGCCCTTG AAATTTATGCTCCAACGCAATGAGGACGGGCACTCGCCGGACAAGCGCTTCGGAAGCGATCGCTTGGGAGCTGACTCGGAAGATCCGGATTCGGAGGATCACATGCCGATTCCTCATGCCGGCCCCAGACGTGCCGTAG CTGACTTGGACGATCCGAGCCTTGATGTGGCCCCCGTTGCTGCTTCGGTGTCAGCCGGTGAGAAGCATGTTGCCGACACAGAGCTTTCCAGGACtatgaagcggaagaaaaccaCTGGCCGGCAACCGAAGCCGAAACCCATGGTCGTCGG GGATGCTCTGACTGCCACTCGGTCTCAGACCTGCATCGTGTCCGAGATCCCAGCAAGCTCATCTCCGCGTGCAGAGCCTTCTACCCAGGCCACGGGAGAAACCGAGACCACCGCAGATCCGACATCCCTCGTCCAGGAGGTCGGCCCCGGCATCGACGCTTCAAGCATCGCCCAAGCCGAGACGTCAGCGGCCGGGACTGCTCCTTCGTCGGCAGCGCCTAATGCGCAAACGCGACCGTTGGCCACGGATCCTCCTCGTCAGCCGGCAGAGCAGCCCCAACAACCTCAAACCACAGCaacgctgccgccgcagcagccacCACAGCCGCAACCGACACAGCTGGCGGCCGCTCAAGCGAGAAAGACTTGGAGCTCTGCCATCCCAGCAGGACAGCAGCCTCCGAGTTCATCCGGCTCGCCGTCTATCCGGGGTACTCAAGGAGTTCCTCTTAGGACAACAAGCGGGCAGAGCTGGGGATCCCTCGGCCAATATGCCATGGATTGGAACAACGTCGACAGTTATGAGGTTAACTCCGACACAATCCAGACGGCACAACAGAATGCTCTGGTGGGGTCATCACCCGTGGCGGCAACTCCAGAGTCGCTGGCGGCCCGGATGTTCCAGGCAAGGGTTGCATTGTTCGAGTCCAGCCGAGCTGCCGAG AGCTGTATGAATAAACGGAACTCGATCTTCAAACTCCTGCTTGCGTCACACCGGAAATTGACGGACAAGCACAAGGCTTTGGTGGCCGAGCAGCAAAGCAAGA GACGCACAAGTGTCGGAGCTACTGACGCGCGTTGCGGAGGTGCAAG GGGAGAAAACTCAGCTAATAGAGCAGCATCGAGATGA
- the LOC100825226 gene encoding lethal(3)malignant brain tumor-like protein 3 isoform X4, whose protein sequence is MYQSWGMVPYSRKNHAPLKFMLQRNEDGHSPDKRFGSDRLGADSEDPDSEDHMPIPHAGPRRAVADLDDPSLDVAPVAASVSAGEKHVADTELSRTMKRKKTTGRQPKPKPMVVGDALTATRSQTCIVSEIPASSSPRAEPSTQATGETETTADPTSLVQEVGPGIDASSIAQAETSAAGTAPSSAAPNAQTRPLATDPPRQPAEQPQQPQTTATLPPQQPPQPQPTQLAAAQARKTWSSAIPAGQQPPSSSGSPSIRGTQGVPLRTTSGQSWGSLGQYAMDWNNVDSYEVNSDTIQTAQQNALVGSSPVAATPESLAARMFQARVALFESSRAAESCMNKRNSIFKLLLASHRKLTDKHKALVAEQQSKSEYTSTDIKTVSSYLCTVKTDMCRHKQPGRTHKCRSY, encoded by the exons atgtatcagAGTTGGGGCATGGTACCATATAGCCGGAAGAACCATGCGCCCTTG AAATTTATGCTCCAACGCAATGAGGACGGGCACTCGCCGGACAAGCGCTTCGGAAGCGATCGCTTGGGAGCTGACTCGGAAGATCCGGATTCGGAGGATCACATGCCGATTCCTCATGCCGGCCCCAGACGTGCCGTAG CTGACTTGGACGATCCGAGCCTTGATGTGGCCCCCGTTGCTGCTTCGGTGTCAGCCGGTGAGAAGCATGTTGCCGACACAGAGCTTTCCAGGACtatgaagcggaagaaaaccaCTGGCCGGCAACCGAAGCCGAAACCCATGGTCGTCGG GGATGCTCTGACTGCCACTCGGTCTCAGACCTGCATCGTGTCCGAGATCCCAGCAAGCTCATCTCCGCGTGCAGAGCCTTCTACCCAGGCCACGGGAGAAACCGAGACCACCGCAGATCCGACATCCCTCGTCCAGGAGGTCGGCCCCGGCATCGACGCTTCAAGCATCGCCCAAGCCGAGACGTCAGCGGCCGGGACTGCTCCTTCGTCGGCAGCGCCTAATGCGCAAACGCGACCGTTGGCCACGGATCCTCCTCGTCAGCCGGCAGAGCAGCCCCAACAACCTCAAACCACAGCaacgctgccgccgcagcagccacCACAGCCGCAACCGACACAGCTGGCGGCCGCTCAAGCGAGAAAGACTTGGAGCTCTGCCATCCCAGCAGGACAGCAGCCTCCGAGTTCATCCGGCTCGCCGTCTATCCGGGGTACTCAAGGAGTTCCTCTTAGGACAACAAGCGGGCAGAGCTGGGGATCCCTCGGCCAATATGCCATGGATTGGAACAACGTCGACAGTTATGAGGTTAACTCCGACACAATCCAGACGGCACAACAGAATGCTCTGGTGGGGTCATCACCCGTGGCGGCAACTCCAGAGTCGCTGGCGGCCCGGATGTTCCAGGCAAGGGTTGCATTGTTCGAGTCCAGCCGAGCTGCCGAG AGCTGTATGAATAAACGGAACTCGATCTTCAAACTCCTGCTTGCGTCACACCGGAAATTGACGGACAAGCACAAGGCTTTGGTGGCCGAGCAGCAAAGCAAGAGTGAGTACACTTCCACCGACATAAAAACTGTGTCAAGTTACCTATGTACTGTGAAAACTGACATGTGCCGTCATAAACAACCGGGGAGGACGCACAAGTGTCGGAGCTACTGA
- the LOC100825226 gene encoding proline-rich protein 36 isoform X2, with protein MVPYSRKNHAPLKFMLQRNEDGHSPDKRFGSDRLGADSEDPDSEDHMPIPHAGPRRAVADLDDPSLDVAPVAASVSAGEKHVADTELSRTMKRKKTTGRQPKPKPMVVGDALTATRSQTCIVSEIPASSSPRAEPSTQATGETETTADPTSLVQEVGPGIDASSIAQAETSAAGTAPSSAAPNAQTRPLATDPPRQPAEQPQQPQTTATLPPQQPPQPQPTQLAAAQARKTWSSAIPAGQQPPSSSGSPSIRGTQGVPLRTTSGQSWGSLGQYAMDWNNVDSYEVNSDTIQTAQQNALVGSSPVAATPESLAARMFQARVALFESSRAAESCMNKRNSIFKLLLASHRKLTDKHKALVAEQQSKMSELLTRVAEVQGEKTQLIEQHRDEVARLRAQLEAQVEAHKAEVVLLTSALSAQAKEKIRLEGEVQKI; from the exons ATGGTACCATATAGCCGGAAGAACCATGCGCCCTTG AAATTTATGCTCCAACGCAATGAGGACGGGCACTCGCCGGACAAGCGCTTCGGAAGCGATCGCTTGGGAGCTGACTCGGAAGATCCGGATTCGGAGGATCACATGCCGATTCCTCATGCCGGCCCCAGACGTGCCGTAG CTGACTTGGACGATCCGAGCCTTGATGTGGCCCCCGTTGCTGCTTCGGTGTCAGCCGGTGAGAAGCATGTTGCCGACACAGAGCTTTCCAGGACtatgaagcggaagaaaaccaCTGGCCGGCAACCGAAGCCGAAACCCATGGTCGTCGG GGATGCTCTGACTGCCACTCGGTCTCAGACCTGCATCGTGTCCGAGATCCCAGCAAGCTCATCTCCGCGTGCAGAGCCTTCTACCCAGGCCACGGGAGAAACCGAGACCACCGCAGATCCGACATCCCTCGTCCAGGAGGTCGGCCCCGGCATCGACGCTTCAAGCATCGCCCAAGCCGAGACGTCAGCGGCCGGGACTGCTCCTTCGTCGGCAGCGCCTAATGCGCAAACGCGACCGTTGGCCACGGATCCTCCTCGTCAGCCGGCAGAGCAGCCCCAACAACCTCAAACCACAGCaacgctgccgccgcagcagccacCACAGCCGCAACCGACACAGCTGGCGGCCGCTCAAGCGAGAAAGACTTGGAGCTCTGCCATCCCAGCAGGACAGCAGCCTCCGAGTTCATCCGGCTCGCCGTCTATCCGGGGTACTCAAGGAGTTCCTCTTAGGACAACAAGCGGGCAGAGCTGGGGATCCCTCGGCCAATATGCCATGGATTGGAACAACGTCGACAGTTATGAGGTTAACTCCGACACAATCCAGACGGCACAACAGAATGCTCTGGTGGGGTCATCACCCGTGGCGGCAACTCCAGAGTCGCTGGCGGCCCGGATGTTCCAGGCAAGGGTTGCATTGTTCGAGTCCAGCCGAGCTGCCGAG AGCTGTATGAATAAACGGAACTCGATCTTCAAACTCCTGCTTGCGTCACACCGGAAATTGACGGACAAGCACAAGGCTTTGGTGGCCGAGCAGCAAAGCAAGA TGTCGGAGCTACTGACGCGCGTTGCGGAGGTGCAAG GGGAGAAAACTCAGCTAATAGAGCAGCATCGAGATGAGGTGGCCCGGCTAAGGGCGCAACTCGAAGCGCAAGTCGAGGCGCATAAGGCCGAGGTAGTTCTACTTACCTCGGCGCTCTCTGCGCAAGCCAAAGAGAAGATCCGCCTGGAAGGCGAAGTGCAGAAAATATAA
- the LOC100825226 gene encoding lethal(3)malignant brain tumor-like protein 3 isoform X3, with product MLQRNEDGHSPDKRFGSDRLGADSEDPDSEDHMPIPHAGPRRAVADLDDPSLDVAPVAASVSAGEKHVADTELSRTMKRKKTTGRQPKPKPMVVGDALTATRSQTCIVSEIPASSSPRAEPSTQATGETETTADPTSLVQEVGPGIDASSIAQAETSAAGTAPSSAAPNAQTRPLATDPPRQPAEQPQQPQTTATLPPQQPPQPQPTQLAAAQARKTWSSAIPAGQQPPSSSGSPSIRGTQGVPLRTTSGQSWGSLGQYAMDWNNVDSYEVNSDTIQTAQQNALVGSSPVAATPESLAARMFQARVALFESSRAAESCMNKRNSIFKLLLASHRKLTDKHKALVAEQQSKMSELLTRVAEVQGEKTQLIEQHRDEVARLRAQLEAQVEAHKAEVVLLTSALSAQAKEKIRLEGEVQKI from the exons ATGCTCCAACGCAATGAGGACGGGCACTCGCCGGACAAGCGCTTCGGAAGCGATCGCTTGGGAGCTGACTCGGAAGATCCGGATTCGGAGGATCACATGCCGATTCCTCATGCCGGCCCCAGACGTGCCGTAG CTGACTTGGACGATCCGAGCCTTGATGTGGCCCCCGTTGCTGCTTCGGTGTCAGCCGGTGAGAAGCATGTTGCCGACACAGAGCTTTCCAGGACtatgaagcggaagaaaaccaCTGGCCGGCAACCGAAGCCGAAACCCATGGTCGTCGG GGATGCTCTGACTGCCACTCGGTCTCAGACCTGCATCGTGTCCGAGATCCCAGCAAGCTCATCTCCGCGTGCAGAGCCTTCTACCCAGGCCACGGGAGAAACCGAGACCACCGCAGATCCGACATCCCTCGTCCAGGAGGTCGGCCCCGGCATCGACGCTTCAAGCATCGCCCAAGCCGAGACGTCAGCGGCCGGGACTGCTCCTTCGTCGGCAGCGCCTAATGCGCAAACGCGACCGTTGGCCACGGATCCTCCTCGTCAGCCGGCAGAGCAGCCCCAACAACCTCAAACCACAGCaacgctgccgccgcagcagccacCACAGCCGCAACCGACACAGCTGGCGGCCGCTCAAGCGAGAAAGACTTGGAGCTCTGCCATCCCAGCAGGACAGCAGCCTCCGAGTTCATCCGGCTCGCCGTCTATCCGGGGTACTCAAGGAGTTCCTCTTAGGACAACAAGCGGGCAGAGCTGGGGATCCCTCGGCCAATATGCCATGGATTGGAACAACGTCGACAGTTATGAGGTTAACTCCGACACAATCCAGACGGCACAACAGAATGCTCTGGTGGGGTCATCACCCGTGGCGGCAACTCCAGAGTCGCTGGCGGCCCGGATGTTCCAGGCAAGGGTTGCATTGTTCGAGTCCAGCCGAGCTGCCGAG AGCTGTATGAATAAACGGAACTCGATCTTCAAACTCCTGCTTGCGTCACACCGGAAATTGACGGACAAGCACAAGGCTTTGGTGGCCGAGCAGCAAAGCAAGA TGTCGGAGCTACTGACGCGCGTTGCGGAGGTGCAAG GGGAGAAAACTCAGCTAATAGAGCAGCATCGAGATGAGGTGGCCCGGCTAAGGGCGCAACTCGAAGCGCAAGTCGAGGCGCATAAGGCCGAGGTAGTTCTACTTACCTCGGCGCTCTCTGCGCAAGCCAAAGAGAAGATCCGCCTGGAAGGCGAAGTGCAGAAAATATAA
- the LOC100825531 gene encoding proline-rich protein 12 has product MKTLCSKSSKGGKIHPSPISGDVDPTAAALRLLPAAILVLTAALCPEDQQVLAYLVTRSLQGAATPTPEPQVARGRRRRAHPPAIGCGCFDCYTSFWSRWDCSPNRELIHVVIDAFEDHLAAAESAPSTPSSSSKRRDKGKRKPPPTPPTPPLRSLMSPESSESQSEKVQEPPSAPASPPPPPSPPPAVPAATTLESSDEEKAPEDSSEVKLEMDAEAVVENADAGEEEEERKRGWADVMGGMLNLRLWGIWSPAVESAT; this is encoded by the coding sequence ATGAAGACGCTGTGCTCCAAGTCCAGCAAGGGCGGCAAGATCCACCCATCCCCCATCTCCGGCGACGTCGacccgacggcggcggcgctgcggctcctccccgccgccatcctcgtGCTCACCGCCGCGCTCTGTCCCGAGGACCAGCAGGTGCTCGCGTACCTGGTCACCCGCTCCCTCCAGGGCGCCGCCACTCCGACGCCGGAGCCGCAAGTtgcccgcggccgccgccgccgcgcccaccCGCCGGCCATCGGGTGTGGGTGCTTCGACTGCTACACAAGCTTCTGGTCGCGCTGGGACTGCTCCCCCAACCGCGAGCTCATCCATGTCGTCATCGATGCCTTCGAGGACCACCTGGCTGCCGCCGAGTCCGCGCCGTCcaccccttcctcttcctccaagCGCCGGGACAAGGGCAAGCGCAAGCCCCcaccgacgccgccgacgccgccgctgcggtcGCTGATGTCCCCTGAGTCATCGGAGTCCCAGTCGGAGAAAGTTCAAGAGCCCCCATCTGCCCcagcctctcctcctcctcctccgtcgccgccgcctgctgttCCCGCAGCGACCACCCTCGAGAGCTCCGACGAGGAGAAGGCACCAGAAGATTCCTCGGAGGTAAAGTTGGAGATGGATGCAGAGGCCGTGGTGGAGAATGCGGATgcaggggaggaagaagaggagcggAAGCGCGGGTGGGCGGACGTGATGGGGGGAATGCTTAACCTGCGGCTGTGGGGAATTTGGAGTCCGGCCGTCGAGAGCGCCACCTAG